TTAGCCAGAACGGCTAACCCCTTATATTTGCTGGTGCCGGAGGCGAGACTTGAACTCGCACACCATTGCTGGCGGAGGATTTTGAGTCCTCTGCGTCTACCAATTCCACCACTCCGGCGTTAATTTTTAACCTATAACCAAAATTTCCGGTTGTTGTCAATATAATTGAGTTTGATTTTGGTTTAAAACAACAAAAACATCTCTTTCCGATACGGCACCTTCTCTCAGAACCCGGGGCTCGTGTTCGGTGACATCGATCACGGTAGATCCTTTCCCGCCGGCAAGCGCTCCGGCATCCAGAATCAGGTCCACCCGTTCAGCGATAGACGGGGCCAGCTGCAAAATATCTGAACAGCCCGGCTGGCCGGAAATATTCGCGCTGGTTCCGGTGATGGGGCCTCCGACTGCTTTTACCAGCTCAAAGGCCACCGGATGTCCGGGCATGCGCACCCCGATTCTGCCGGTTCCGGCGGTCAGATTCGCCGGCAGATTTTCTTTAGCCCCGAATACGATGGTAACCGCGCCGGGCCAGAAATAATCCATCAACCGGACGGCAGCTGGCGGCACCTTCTGAACCAGCCGGTCAAGATCGCATCGTTTCTCGATCAGCACCAGTATCGGATTCTGATACGGTCGAAGCTTGATGTTAAAGACCTTATCGACCGCTTCCGGATTTAACGCATCTGCCCCCAGGCCGTACAGCCCGGTGGTCGGGAACACAACGACCCTGCCATCTTTGATCATGGCGGCTGCCTCCCGGATCAGTTCCGGCCGGATCAGCCTGGGATTGACATCTTTCACATTAAATGCAGGTGTTAAGTTTTTTATCTTTTCGTTCAACTTCCGCGGCCATTTCCTGTTTGTAGGCGTCCAGCTGACGCTCAAGCTCGGGATCCGAAAGAGAGAGCATCTGCACGGCCAGAAGCGCTGCATTTCTGGCACCCGGCCTGCCGATGGAAACCGTGGCCACCGGGATTCCCGGGGGCATCTGAACCGTGGACAAAAGCGAATCCATCCCG
The nucleotide sequence above comes from Desulfobacterales bacterium. Encoded proteins:
- a CDS encoding L-threonylcarbamoyladenylate synthase, whose amino-acid sequence is MNEKIKNLTPAFNVKDVNPRLIRPELIREAAAMIKDGRVVVFPTTGLYGLGADALNPEAVDKVFNIKLRPYQNPILVLIEKRCDLDRLVQKVPPAAVRLMDYFWPGAVTIVFGAKENLPANLTAGTGRIGVRMPGHPVAFELVKAVGGPITGTSANISGQPGCSDILQLAPSIAERVDLILDAGALAGGKGSTVIDVTEHEPRVLREGAVSERDVFVVLNQNQTQLY